TATGCATCTGCGATATCCAATGCTCAGGAAAATATGGAAAAGCGAACAAGTCTATACCGGGATGGGAGTCAACTACATTGATGTATGTGAGTTTGAGGAATCCTCCTGTCCCTATCCCAATTACTGCAACATGTGCAACCTCATCAGGGAGCAGGAAAAGCTCTACAACGATTTGATGAAAAAGCGAAGTGACAATCAGAATTCTGATAAGAATGGGTAAGAAGTTTCAACCGATTTCCTGCTTAAGCTATATATCTGCAAAGCTCAGGTTCAAATCATTCCTGAAGAAGTCTCGCTGAAAATGGGAAAAATCGAAGCCTGCCCCGATGAAAATCGGAGAATCTCGGCAGAGCATTGAATATAATATCTGAAATCCACTTGCTTTTATCTTTCAAAAAGAAATCAAAAAAATATTATCTTTCCTGAAAAATAATTCTCCGGATGACTAAAACCTATTTTGTTTATATACTCACAAATAAAAGAAATGGAACACTTTACATAGGTTTTACAGATGATCTGGAGCGCAGAGTCGGTGAACACAAAAGGAAGGAAGTAGATAGTTTTTCAAAGAAATATCACCTGGATAAACTTGTTTATTATGAACAATTTGATTCCAACTCGGAAGCTTTTCTGAGAGAACGCAGAATGAAAAAATGGAAAAGAGACTGGAAAATTCAGCTCATTGAATCCATGAATCCACAATGGAACGACCTTGCGTGGGACTGGGAGTAATAGACAAGAAATATAAACCAAAGCAAAGGCCAAGATTCCGGCTTTCCGCTAGCGCTTCAGCCGGAATGAACTTTTAGCTGAAGGTCGTAGATTTAGATAAGCTTAAAACTAAAGTTAATTTTAAAAACCTTCGGGTCTTTTCATACCGAAAACATATTTATATCTTCAATCTTGGGGTCCACATCATTCCTGACGTAGCGGAGCGGAGATCAGGAATCTTGACCGAACATTAGATATAGTATCTGATAAATCCCATTTTGTGCTGCAAGCAATATCCTATTTGAATGCCAAAGCCAGGATTCCGGCTTTCCGCTAGCGCTTCAGCCGGAATGAAGATGTACCTGTGGCATTCACCATTTCCAATCAATCATTCTATAGATTCCCTGCTCCCTGTTGTGCTGTCTCTCCGGCTTCCTGTTTCTACTGATCTCCTGGCAGATTGACCTCCGAGACGCAAGCATTGCGTCTCTACTGCTATAACATGTAACTCACTACCCCCTGCTCACTATTTTTCCTATTCCCGGCTATTCTGCCAGAATGATCATTTTCATGCCATCCATTGAGACAGGCCATGGCCTGTCTCTACGCATCTAATTCCTTTTCTTCCATTCTTCTCTTGTCACCCTGAAATCAGACTCGTTGACCCAGCCGGCGTCGATGTCTTCGCCCTCCATATAGCGGTTATAAAAATTGCGGTGGGCTTCGCCGGCATATTCATATTCGTCGAAAACATCACCCTCGCCTGACATCCGGGGATCTCCCTGTTCTTTCAGCTTACTGAACAATTGCTCCTGCAACCGGTTTTTTACCTCTTCAAATTCCGGATCACCGGCCAGGTTGTTCATACAGTCGGGATCCTTCTGTATATTATACAGCTCCTCCCCGGGTCGCTTGCCAAAGCAAAGCTCCCAGTAATCTTGTGGTTCTGACTCACCCCGGCGATCGAGCACGACAGTTTTTGTAGGACTACCGTCACAGTTCAGGTAACCTGTTACCGGTGGTCCGGCAGGCCAGCGGGAAGGTTCAAAATTTCTCAGGTACAGATATTGGTCGGTGACAATTCCCCTTACAGGATAGCTATTGTCATCCGGGCGGCCCACATCGTGCCGCTCCTTACCTATCAGGGCGTAATTTCGGGTGGTATCAACCAAACCCGATTTTTCAGAATAGAAAATATCGATCAGGCTCTCGCCTTCGATGGGCTCCATCTCTGTTTTCTCAGGATTAACCCCTGCCAGCTCAAGAAAGGTGGGCGCAAAATCGACAAAGCTCACAAAATCATCTACTTTTCGGCCGGGGTTCACAATACCTTCTGCCCACATAATGGCCAGCGGCATGTGATTGGAAGGCTCATAGACCTGACCTTTTATCCGGGGAAACGGCATACCGTTATCGGCAGTGACCACCACCAGGGTATTTTCCAGTTCTCCCCGCATTTCAAGCAAGGTTAGCATCTGACGTAGGTGCTTGTCAAAATATTCAATCTCGTAAGCATAATCCAGCATGTCTTTTCTCACCGAATCATTGTCAGGCCAGAAATCATATACATCATCAATATCCGATAACTGCTTTCCGGCCTTATTTATACCGGCACGGAATTCATATGCCCGGTGCGGTTCATAGCCGCCATACCAGAAACAGAAAGGTTTATCCCCCGAACGGTCATCCAGAAACTGTTTGAAATTGCCCGCGTAGTCGGTATTGGAAATATAGGAAGCCGGAGGCTCGGTTGTCTCAGATTGGTAGGGTGTGCCGGTCAGATGGCGCGGCTCGCCGTTTCTTGTCCCCGGATCCCCGGGAGCCCAGCCTTTACCAGTATATCCTACAAAATAACCGGAATCGGAAAGTTCCTCGGCATAGGTCTTAAATTTTTCGGGGAAATAAGGTACATGGTTCGCAGCCTCTTCCAGTTGCCAGGAATGCCGGCCTGTAAGCAGGATGGACCGGCAGGGAGCACTTTTGGCATTGTTTACATAAGCATTATTGAAAAGGATGCCGTTTTCGGCCACCCGGTCGAAACCAGGGGTTTCTACCCATTCGGTGCCATAGGCGCTCATATGAGGATAAGAAGCATCATCTGCCATGGCGAAAAGAATATTCGGGCGTTTTCTTTCATGGGGCTTCTCCTTCTGGCCGCAGCCAAATGCACTAAACATAAGCGTGCCTGCTAATGCATTGATGAAAAAATAAGATGGTTTCATGATATGAGGGTTTTTGGTTGTATTTTAAAAGCAATGATTGAAAACAAATATAAGGATTTTAAAAATAGTAAAAAATGAAAAAAGCCGGATAGACACAAAATTATCCTTGAATCAATCCTTGCTATTTTTTATAATAAATTGCCGTTGGAAAAGAATGATAAACATTCTGGTATTATCATTGTTAAAAAAAAGATGTATAAATTTGTATTCAAAGTTTTAAGAATGTATGAATGCTGACAAAACAATCAATCTGAACGATCTGGTTGAAAAGTACACGGGCGATTTGTATTCCTGGGCATTACACAAAGTATCCAATGCGGAAATAGCCAAAGACCTTGTGCAGGATACATTTTTGGCGGCTGCAGAAAAAATTGATACCTTCAAAGGAAACAGCTCCCCGAAAACCTGGCTTTTCGCCATCCTTAACAACAAAATCACAGACCATTACCGAAAAAAAGTCAATCAGACGGTAAATATCGACCATCAGTTTTTTTCCAGATTCTTCGATGAAGAAGGAACCTGGAACAAGGATAAATTACCCGGGGACTGGAAGGAAGATGAACAGCATCTTCTGGATGATACAAATTTTCAAAAATTACTTGATGAATGCCTTGAAGCGCTCCCCGATACGTGGAATACAGCAATAAAATTAAAATATCTTCTCAGCAAAAAAGGCAGGGAAATTTGTCAGGAACTTGGAATTTCCCCTTCTAATTATTGGCAGATCATCCACAGAGCCAAACTGCAGTTGAGAGATTGTATTGAAACAAACTGGATAACAGACCTTTAAACAAAAAAATAAATAAGTGAAAGATTAATGACATTATGAAGAAAATTATGCACATACTCTTTCTTTCGTGTAAGAAAGCAACAGAACTGATTGAAAAAAGAATGCACTTTGGACTCTCATGGATGGAAAAACTGCAGTTAAAAACCCACAAGATGATGTGTAGCGCGTGTACGCACTATGAGAAACAAAGCGAATTAATTGAAAAGGGAATTGCAAAAAGCAGTAAAAAAGACTTTTCCCAGGAGGATGTTGATCAATTAAAACAACTCATTCACGATAAACTGGCCCATAAAAATTAATAATCAATAGATTAAGTAGAGTCTACAAAAATCAGTTATGAGCAGAATTCAGGTCATTCAACCCGAAGAAGCCACCGGCAGACTTAAAGAAATTTATGACGACATAATGGAAAAAAGGGGGAAAATTGCGGAAATCCATAAAATACAAAGTCTGCGACCTGAAAGCATTATAAAACATATCGATTTGTACCTCGAAATCATGTTTTCAAAGTCGGAATTATCCAGAGCTGACAGGGAGATGATGGCGGTGATCGTATCGGTATTTAATGAATGTGAATATTGCAGGTTGCATCATGCGGAGGCGCTTAATCACTACTGGAAAGATGAGGAGAGAATCAACCGGTTAATCAGCAATTTAGAAGATGCCGGATTGAGCGAACACCAGAAAACCTTGTGCCGCTTTGCAAAGGAACTGACAATCAACCCGGGCAGTTTTACAGATGATTCCCGTATTGAATTTTTGAAAAACAAAGGATTCAGCGATAATGCCATATTAGACGCTACCCTGGTGGTGGCCTACTTTAATTTTGTAAACCGGATTGTCCTTTCCCTGGGTGTAGAAGCCGATGAAGAAGAAGTAAAAGGATATAAATTTTAAGCGAAGAGACCAAAGAGAACCAAGCCGACTGGTGTCCTGTGTGTGAGAAAAACGGCGAT
This DNA window, taken from Bacteroidales bacterium, encodes the following:
- a CDS encoding GIY-YIG nuclease family protein, with the translated sequence MTKTYFVYILTNKRNGTLYIGFTDDLERRVGEHKRKEVDSFSKKYHLDKLVYYEQFDSNSEAFLRERRMKKWKRDWKIQLIESMNPQWNDLAWDWE
- a CDS encoding sulfatase, with the translated sequence MKPSYFFINALAGTLMFSAFGCGQKEKPHERKRPNILFAMADDASYPHMSAYGTEWVETPGFDRVAENGILFNNAYVNNAKSAPCRSILLTGRHSWQLEEAANHVPYFPEKFKTYAEELSDSGYFVGYTGKGWAPGDPGTRNGEPRHLTGTPYQSETTEPPASYISNTDYAGNFKQFLDDRSGDKPFCFWYGGYEPHRAYEFRAGINKAGKQLSDIDDVYDFWPDNDSVRKDMLDYAYEIEYFDKHLRQMLTLLEMRGELENTLVVVTADNGMPFPRIKGQVYEPSNHMPLAIMWAEGIVNPGRKVDDFVSFVDFAPTFLELAGVNPEKTEMEPIEGESLIDIFYSEKSGLVDTTRNYALIGKERHDVGRPDDNSYPVRGIVTDQYLYLRNFEPSRWPAGPPVTGYLNCDGSPTKTVVLDRRGESEPQDYWELCFGKRPGEELYNIQKDPDCMNNLAGDPEFEEVKNRLQEQLFSKLKEQGDPRMSGEGDVFDEYEYAGEAHRNFYNRYMEGEDIDAGWVNESDFRVTREEWKKRN
- a CDS encoding sigma-70 family RNA polymerase sigma factor, which encodes MNADKTINLNDLVEKYTGDLYSWALHKVSNAEIAKDLVQDTFLAAAEKIDTFKGNSSPKTWLFAILNNKITDHYRKKVNQTVNIDHQFFSRFFDEEGTWNKDKLPGDWKEDEQHLLDDTNFQKLLDECLEALPDTWNTAIKLKYLLSKKGREICQELGISPSNYWQIIHRAKLQLRDCIETNWITDL
- a CDS encoding peroxidase-related enzyme (This protein belongs to a clade of uncharacterized proteins related to peroxidases such as the alkylhydroperoxidase AhpD.); its protein translation is MSRIQVIQPEEATGRLKEIYDDIMEKRGKIAEIHKIQSLRPESIIKHIDLYLEIMFSKSELSRADREMMAVIVSVFNECEYCRLHHAEALNHYWKDEERINRLISNLEDAGLSEHQKTLCRFAKELTINPGSFTDDSRIEFLKNKGFSDNAILDATLVVAYFNFVNRIVLSLGVEADEEEVKGYKF